In Chitinophaga sp. HK235, a single window of DNA contains:
- a CDS encoding short chain dehydrogenase — translation MKIILIGGQGTIGKRVAAALAPRHELIIAGRNSGDIQVDIASETSIENMFSQLKMVDACICTAGTGYYGDFQTMRQQHMLAGITGKLMGQVNLVLIGKQYLSEGGSFTLTSGIAAEHPAKNGTTVAMINGAVNSFVLGAAQELKKDQRINVVSPGLVEDSKERYGAMFPGYNLVPMEKLVNAYLLSVEGAVNGKIIKVYS, via the coding sequence ATGAAAATTATACTTATTGGTGGTCAGGGTACCATCGGGAAAAGAGTAGCAGCAGCGCTGGCCCCCAGACACGAACTGATTATTGCCGGCCGCAACAGCGGCGATATACAGGTCGACATTGCCTCCGAAACATCCATTGAAAACATGTTCAGCCAGCTGAAAATGGTAGACGCCTGCATCTGCACCGCCGGAACCGGCTATTACGGCGACTTTCAGACGATGCGGCAGCAGCACATGCTCGCCGGTATAACAGGAAAACTTATGGGACAGGTCAATCTGGTGCTGATCGGGAAACAATATCTTTCTGAAGGGGGCTCTTTTACACTAACCTCCGGTATCGCTGCAGAACATCCCGCCAAAAACGGCACCACCGTGGCCATGATTAATGGTGCAGTGAATAGCTTTGTGCTGGGCGCCGCCCAGGAACTGAAAAAAGATCAGCGTATCAATGTTGTCAGCCCCGGACTGGTGGAAGATAGCAAAGAGCGCTATGGCGCTATGTTCCCTGGATACAACCTGGTACCTATGGAGAAGCTGGTCAATGCCTATTTATTGAGTGTAGAAGGGGCGGTGAATGGGAAGATTATTAAGGTTTATTCATGA
- a CDS encoding endonuclease/exonuclease/phosphatase family protein has product MKKWTLPMLLLLLCWQVQAVTPLKVLQFNIWQEGTVVPGGFEAIADEIIHTGADVVTFSEVRNYHQTRFCERIKAALATRGRTFYSEYSYDSGILSAYPLESFATISPEKDDHGSVYKAVIKVKGTNVAVYTAHLDYLHSANYLPRGYHSSTWKKLPAPVTQVDSVLADNRASLRDEEIALFLSDARQEIAKGHLVILGGDFNEPSHRDWIAATKDLFDHNGTIIPWNVTMSLEQQGFTDAYRKRYPNPVTHPGFTFPAGNTAVPVSKLAWAPDADDRDRIDFIFFYPDKRLQLKDAVIVGPRASVVYGAVKEETSKDPFMAPKGVWSTDHKALLVTFVLK; this is encoded by the coding sequence ATGAAGAAATGGACCTTACCCATGCTGCTACTGCTGCTTTGCTGGCAGGTACAGGCAGTCACCCCTTTAAAAGTATTACAGTTCAATATCTGGCAGGAAGGCACTGTGGTGCCCGGCGGCTTCGAAGCGATCGCTGATGAAATCATTCATACCGGTGCAGATGTAGTTACCTTCAGTGAGGTGCGCAACTACCATCAGACACGTTTCTGCGAACGTATCAAGGCTGCACTGGCAACAAGGGGCAGGACTTTCTATTCCGAATACAGCTACGACTCAGGTATTTTATCGGCTTATCCACTGGAGAGCTTTGCCACTATCAGTCCGGAGAAAGACGACCACGGTTCGGTATATAAAGCAGTGATCAAAGTAAAAGGTACTAACGTAGCCGTATATACGGCGCATCTGGATTATCTGCATTCGGCCAATTACCTGCCCAGAGGTTACCATAGCAGTACCTGGAAGAAGTTACCGGCACCGGTAACGCAGGTAGATAGTGTACTGGCCGATAATCGTGCCTCCCTGCGGGATGAGGAAATAGCGCTGTTCCTCTCTGATGCCCGCCAGGAGATCGCTAAAGGCCATCTGGTGATATTAGGTGGTGATTTTAATGAGCCATCCCATCGTGACTGGATAGCTGCCACCAAAGACCTGTTTGACCACAACGGTACCATTATCCCCTGGAATGTGACGATGTCGCTGGAACAACAGGGTTTTACCGATGCATACCGCAAGCGGTATCCTAATCCGGTTACCCATCCGGGGTTTACATTTCCGGCGGGTAATACAGCCGTTCCCGTTAGTAAACTGGCCTGGGCGCCTGATGCTGATGACCGCGACCGCATCGATTTTATCTTTTTTTATCCTGACAAAAGATTACAGCTGAAAGATGCCGTGATCGTAGGACCCCGTGCTTCGGTGGTATATGGAGCTGTTAAAGAAGAAACATCAAAAGACCCGTTTATGGCGCCTAAAGGCGTATGGTCTACCGATCATAAAGCCCTGCTGGTTACTTTTGTGTTGAAGTAA
- a CDS encoding Crp/Fnr family transcriptional regulator encodes MTDLSSFQHAIYKFYPLSPAEWEDFSTKVIIKKFNKGDFLIREAQVENFIYFLQKGATRNYFIKDGKEFTVDFLFEGEMVTAYYSFISREPSTIFIEVLEDAEVIAIPFRFLQEFYAKYHNGEKIGRLIAEYQYMKRLKKEMDLLSRTAEERYAALMERNPALIQQISVKHLSSYLGIQPESLSRIRRQQSRN; translated from the coding sequence ATGACAGACCTCTCTTCCTTCCAGCACGCCATCTACAAATTTTATCCGCTTTCTCCGGCGGAATGGGAAGATTTTTCCACCAAAGTCATCATCAAAAAATTTAATAAAGGTGATTTCCTCATCAGGGAAGCGCAGGTAGAGAATTTTATCTATTTCCTGCAGAAAGGGGCTACCCGTAACTATTTTATCAAAGATGGGAAAGAGTTTACGGTGGATTTTCTTTTTGAAGGGGAGATGGTGACCGCTTACTATTCTTTTATCTCCAGGGAGCCGAGCACGATTTTTATTGAAGTGTTGGAAGATGCTGAAGTGATAGCGATCCCTTTCCGGTTTTTGCAGGAGTTTTACGCGAAATATCATAACGGGGAGAAGATCGGCCGGCTGATTGCGGAATACCAGTATATGAAGCGGCTGAAGAAGGAGATGGACCTGCTGTCGCGTACGGCAGAGGAACGTTATGCGGCGCTAATGGAGCGGAATCCGGCGCTGATACAGCAGATATCCGTTAAACATCTGTCTTCCTACCTGGGCATCCAGCCCGAGAGCCTGAGCCGTATCCGCAGGCAACAGTCCCGAAACTAA
- a CDS encoding DUF4262 domain-containing protein → MSDDQCQHLPVSKEKIQEKINQYGCFIVQVPEDDYLPAFAYTIGLYQQYGHPEIICFGLSVELMASLLNDTCDLIKQGQAFAPCTSYDDFLDNYPVQFLTVDQAYYPYYLGTGCFFYDHSRFPALQLIWPDKQSLFPWEPEFNPNWLRKQPLLDRNSDFMFQEEKNLAVFTSRQILEGSPILYVYHDEDGDWQFLSEEETDEQDVRIVALSEIVKIDPGIKELHLLSYDQRAWRASAKDKWEWE, encoded by the coding sequence ATGTCAGACGATCAATGTCAGCATCTTCCTGTATCAAAGGAAAAAATACAGGAGAAAATAAATCAGTATGGATGCTTTATTGTACAGGTTCCGGAAGATGACTACCTGCCTGCTTTCGCCTATACCATAGGGTTATATCAGCAGTACGGACACCCCGAAATCATTTGTTTCGGGCTTTCTGTTGAACTGATGGCCAGCCTGTTGAACGATACCTGTGATCTTATCAAACAAGGCCAAGCCTTTGCTCCTTGTACATCATATGATGATTTTCTGGACAACTACCCGGTTCAATTCCTGACAGTAGATCAGGCTTATTACCCTTACTATCTGGGAACAGGTTGTTTTTTCTATGACCATAGCCGTTTTCCTGCCCTTCAGCTGATATGGCCCGATAAACAATCTCTGTTTCCATGGGAACCGGAATTTAATCCCAACTGGCTGCGGAAACAGCCATTGCTTGACCGTAACAGTGATTTTATGTTTCAGGAAGAGAAAAATCTTGCTGTATTCACCTCCCGTCAAATACTGGAAGGCAGCCCGATTCTCTATGTATACCATGATGAAGACGGAGACTGGCAATTCCTCAGCGAAGAAGAAACCGATGAGCAGGATGTTCGGATAGTAGCACTTTCTGAAATCGTAAAGATAGATCCCGGTATAAAAGAATTACATCTGCTTTCATATGATCAAAGGGCCTGGAGGGCTTCCGCTAAGGATAAGTGGGAATGGGAGTGA
- a CDS encoding Pr6Pr family membrane protein gives MKRSRSFMAALSLLGWFALIAQFYLMINSGVAPVPELTIRFFSYFTILTNLMVAVCSTTLWLYPGSRFFSRAGTLTAITVYILVVGIIYNVVLRLLWQPHGLQKIVDELLHSVIPLLFLLYWVLFTARRRMDWKQCWTWLLYPLVYFIFILGRGSFSGFYPYPFVDAARIGIPQVLVNALGVTGIFLLLSLLFIGISRYLTSTQK, from the coding sequence ATGAAACGATCCCGAAGCTTCATGGCTGCGTTGTCCCTACTCGGATGGTTTGCGCTGATAGCCCAGTTTTACCTGATGATCAACAGCGGAGTTGCGCCCGTACCGGAACTGACCATCCGGTTTTTCAGTTATTTCACTATACTCACCAATCTGATGGTGGCAGTCTGTAGTACCACGCTGTGGCTGTATCCCGGCTCCCGTTTCTTTTCCAGAGCCGGTACACTTACCGCTATTACGGTTTATATCCTGGTAGTAGGTATTATTTACAATGTGGTTCTGCGTTTGTTATGGCAGCCACATGGCTTACAGAAAATAGTGGATGAACTGTTGCATAGTGTGATACCCCTGCTGTTTCTGTTATACTGGGTTTTGTTTACCGCCCGTCGCCGGATGGACTGGAAACAGTGCTGGACATGGTTGTTATACCCGCTGGTTTATTTTATTTTTATTCTTGGCCGGGGTTCCTTTTCCGGCTTTTATCCCTATCCGTTTGTGGATGCCGCCCGGATAGGGATACCGCAGGTATTAGTCAACGCGCTGGGCGTTACGGGCATTTTTCTTTTGCTGTCGCTCTTGTTTATCGGTATCAGTCGTTATCTTACTTCAACACAAAAGTAA
- a CDS encoding leucine-rich repeat domain-containing protein codes for MEYRQMYEEPGIFETGEIKDAKDCEHPKVRFNLQRKRLKTMPKGFEAAAHIPHVQFDLSYNSGLDHATVITELSALPHLKGLGMTKTEMEVLPDNIGTLQELEALEVTGNKLKALPDSIGQLKNLRILNLRTNRFTTFPKNLVGLHQLEQLSFRFNEIKTLPKDLSEFPRLQILELSSNGIAALPPAIKDLTQLKELHIKYNKLTSLPEELGSLQELEVVALNGNEKLDVDQAIRVLANCKKLRKLRLKGLSMETLPDSITLLENLESIDLEGNRFKELPPVLGQLKKLKEIIGFGELPAPFYIDMIKDRTDITTFSYYRIQPYMHNGLASLPENVESLRYVTSMELRKLQALPASLGRLSGLISLAFNKCDFSSLPDLSGLTALENLSFSDTTLTTFPEFIYKLPALKSLTLDNCTVSPDFARLAQLPQLEKLQISHITDTDLRLLQQAPRLSHVQLAWDVTSLPEAFYELPGVHTFSFNDYPQIDPDSILSSLQRMPGLQWLIFNRNTYRPFEWYISRLKELPLLKRVLIYVDSPVLPVSLLELSHLERVKIRFSSECLYDRARDGRKELDVPLALANTRDGQIRLPDAPAAAPFRTAFEQLATLGLTDARRREIAFGLLAHRYAALKELLPYPFDAAGNIPGARVFITGTPTLSMKKDLAAMLVNRGAGIAKEVKDATHIFLGQNINPAIIGDIFREDHQYILEDHLKAQEIKDDTPFLMMEENSELTTQITRLLKQQETDNIPLVLEMIAGGGAGKVLLSYLAAIHLFHKDADIRKQSRTLFRKYASATLQHHIKSNWKDKYKDRSEDDCRPLYIHPELDVCAFLLAFHMVRIHEPGNPRRPTGLVLRDVPAAGISEILTDFGHITYLNLDLKDTLDFPRLVGYIQQLPLTHLSLRLTTDTVPAALFAMPLLHTLTITTRSATSLTIPVLDGLNVPITDLRIYNTPLLHAERLVACKQLKNLNLSSCSLPEVSFIASMSGLQRLELTNTGITQIPASFYQLQELEEFDLTCNDLSANTFDFKQLKKLQTVYVKNRERLIF; via the coding sequence ATGGAATACAGACAGATGTATGAAGAACCCGGTATCTTCGAAACCGGCGAAATAAAAGATGCAAAAGATTGTGAACATCCCAAAGTACGTTTCAATCTCCAGCGCAAGCGGTTGAAAACGATGCCTAAAGGATTCGAAGCGGCGGCTCATATACCGCATGTGCAGTTTGACCTCAGCTACAATTCAGGGCTGGACCATGCAACAGTCATCACTGAGCTGTCGGCATTGCCCCACCTGAAAGGGCTGGGCATGACCAAAACCGAAATGGAAGTGCTGCCGGACAATATCGGCACCTTACAGGAGCTGGAAGCGCTGGAAGTGACCGGTAACAAGCTAAAGGCCTTGCCCGACAGTATCGGACAGCTGAAAAACCTGCGTATACTCAACCTGCGTACCAATCGTTTTACTACCTTCCCCAAAAACCTGGTGGGCCTGCATCAGCTGGAGCAGCTGAGTTTCCGCTTTAATGAAATCAAAACACTGCCCAAAGATCTTTCCGAATTCCCGCGGCTGCAGATACTGGAACTTTCTTCCAATGGCATTGCGGCATTACCGCCGGCAATAAAAGACCTGACACAACTGAAAGAGCTGCATATAAAATACAATAAGCTCACTAGTCTGCCGGAGGAGCTGGGCTCCCTGCAGGAACTGGAAGTAGTGGCCCTCAACGGCAATGAAAAACTGGATGTCGACCAGGCTATCCGTGTGCTGGCCAATTGTAAAAAGCTGAGGAAGCTGCGGCTCAAAGGCCTGTCCATGGAAACATTACCGGATTCCATTACGTTATTGGAAAACCTGGAATCCATTGACCTGGAAGGCAACCGGTTCAAAGAGCTGCCACCAGTGCTGGGGCAGTTAAAAAAGCTGAAGGAAATCATTGGGTTCGGAGAACTGCCGGCTCCGTTCTATATCGATATGATCAAAGACCGGACGGATATTACCACCTTCAGCTATTACCGCATACAGCCCTATATGCATAACGGGCTGGCGTCCCTGCCTGAAAATGTGGAGTCATTACGCTATGTCACTTCCATGGAGTTGCGTAAGCTACAGGCTTTACCCGCTTCCTTGGGCCGGTTGAGCGGACTGATATCCCTTGCGTTTAATAAGTGTGATTTCTCTTCACTACCGGATTTGTCCGGCCTTACAGCACTGGAAAATCTCTCCTTCTCAGATACGACACTGACGACATTCCCTGAATTTATATACAAACTGCCGGCACTGAAGAGTCTTACACTGGACAACTGTACCGTGAGTCCTGATTTCGCCAGGCTGGCGCAACTGCCTCAGCTGGAGAAACTGCAGATCAGCCATATAACGGATACGGACCTACGGCTTTTGCAGCAGGCTCCCCGCCTCAGCCATGTACAGCTCGCCTGGGATGTTACTTCTCTGCCGGAGGCGTTCTATGAGCTACCTGGGGTGCATACCTTCAGTTTTAACGACTATCCTCAAATAGACCCTGATAGCATACTATCCAGTCTGCAACGTATGCCTGGCCTTCAGTGGCTGATTTTCAACCGCAACACTTATCGGCCTTTTGAGTGGTATATCAGCCGTTTAAAAGAGCTGCCTTTGTTGAAAAGGGTGCTTATCTACGTAGATAGTCCGGTGCTTCCTGTCAGTCTGCTGGAGCTGTCGCATCTGGAAAGGGTAAAGATTAGATTTAGCTCAGAATGTCTTTATGATCGGGCCCGGGATGGACGGAAAGAGCTGGATGTACCACTGGCGCTGGCCAATACCAGAGATGGGCAGATCAGATTACCGGACGCTCCTGCGGCTGCCCCCTTCAGAACAGCCTTCGAACAGCTGGCTACCCTGGGCCTGACAGATGCCAGACGGCGGGAAATCGCATTCGGCCTGCTGGCACACCGCTATGCTGCGCTGAAAGAACTGTTGCCATATCCTTTTGATGCTGCAGGAAACATACCGGGAGCTCGTGTGTTTATCACAGGAACGCCTACACTGAGTATGAAGAAAGACCTGGCGGCCATGCTGGTCAACAGAGGAGCGGGCATTGCAAAGGAGGTGAAAGATGCCACCCATATTTTCCTGGGGCAGAATATCAACCCTGCGATTATCGGAGATATTTTCAGGGAAGACCACCAATATATTTTGGAAGACCACCTGAAAGCCCAGGAGATAAAGGACGATACGCCTTTCCTGATGATGGAGGAAAACAGCGAACTGACCACGCAGATCACGAGGTTGCTGAAACAGCAGGAAACAGATAATATCCCGCTGGTGCTGGAAATGATTGCCGGCGGAGGAGCCGGCAAAGTATTGCTGAGCTACCTGGCGGCCATCCATCTTTTCCATAAGGATGCGGATATCAGAAAACAGTCGAGGACATTGTTCCGGAAATATGCTTCCGCCACCTTACAGCATCATATCAAATCCAACTGGAAAGACAAATACAAAGACAGGTCAGAAGATGACTGCCGGCCCTTGTATATTCATCCTGAACTGGATGTCTGTGCTTTCTTACTGGCTTTTCATATGGTGAGAATACATGAGCCGGGAAATCCCCGTCGCCCTACCGGTCTGGTGTTACGGGATGTGCCGGCTGCCGGGATCAGCGAAATACTGACCGACTTCGGGCATATCACCTATCTGAACCTCGACCTGAAGGATACACTGGATTTTCCACGGCTGGTAGGATATATTCAACAGTTACCGCTCACCCATCTATCGCTGCGCCTAACCACTGATACGGTGCCCGCTGCGTTGTTTGCCATGCCGTTACTGCATACGCTGACGATCACCACCAGATCAGCCACCTCATTGACTATTCCGGTGCTGGACGGACTGAATGTCCCCATCACTGATCTGAGAATATATAATACGCCGCTGCTGCATGCAGAGCGTCTGGTGGCTTGTAAGCAGTTAAAAAATCTCAATTTGTCTTCCTGTAGTCTGCCAGAGGTGTCATTTATTGCTTCCATGAGCGGGCTTCAGCGGCTGGAGTTGACAAATACCGGTATCACACAGATCCCTGCTTCCTTTTATCAGCTGCAGGAGCTGGAAGAGTTCGACCTGACCTGCAACGATCTTTCTGCCAATACTTTTGATTTTAAACAGTTGAAGAAACTGCAGACAGTATACGTCAAGAACAGAGAACGTTTAATATTCTAA
- a CDS encoding M48 family metallopeptidase: MKNLVLLMVTLMAAVAGYAQSIPSYGEKIDRASHILQPALQRFKTDVITHDLDSCIQQLLPLADDPAKKFVVGNFLFNIDVDHSYRLHEAAWQADSSQYNYLLEYAMELQRRGSYSQATPLLEKFAAYAPDDYRLQVWLADCYINTGQPEKAITAWKKADYNNHHNHNTIDQAIWTVYGQASQLRQRNSWRKEVSAGKSASAYPLIFLDSNWETDWWNTIAMDSFLMADLQLAQEKGLAARDLQVLQFYADLKQLPEITYSKLMDMLAINQLILNNHPLPASGKLAGSLLDATFNLTIADPDEFFALRGDELLRLAKKHKDVAYLNIYSKLQTAIKGKVAPEIALTGWKEYHDEGFAVSYLNGKVPKTTYDDPELDQALKAFPDAPLLYFMKASLANIEKKPDQQELLIKTIQREFRSLGSDPHRYATKLNQYFDYLSQIQ, encoded by the coding sequence ATGAAAAATCTCGTGTTGTTAATGGTAACCCTGATGGCTGCTGTTGCAGGATATGCTCAATCCATCCCTTCTTATGGTGAAAAGATAGATCGCGCCAGCCATATACTACAGCCAGCCCTGCAGCGTTTCAAGACCGATGTCATTACACATGATCTGGACTCCTGCATACAACAACTGCTGCCCCTTGCCGACGACCCTGCTAAAAAATTTGTGGTAGGTAACTTCTTATTCAATATAGACGTGGATCACTCCTACCGGCTACACGAAGCAGCCTGGCAGGCAGATAGCAGTCAGTACAACTACCTGCTGGAATACGCCATGGAACTGCAACGCAGAGGCAGTTACAGTCAGGCTACTCCCCTACTGGAAAAATTTGCCGCCTATGCACCAGACGACTACCGTCTGCAGGTATGGCTGGCTGACTGCTATATCAATACCGGACAACCGGAGAAAGCCATTACAGCCTGGAAAAAAGCTGATTACAACAACCATCATAACCATAACACCATTGACCAGGCCATCTGGACAGTATATGGACAGGCTTCCCAGCTCCGTCAACGCAACAGCTGGAGAAAAGAAGTGTCTGCCGGTAAATCAGCCAGTGCCTATCCGCTCATTTTTCTAGACAGCAACTGGGAAACAGACTGGTGGAATACCATCGCTATGGATTCCTTTCTGATGGCTGATCTTCAGCTGGCACAGGAGAAAGGCTTAGCAGCCAGAGACCTGCAGGTATTGCAGTTTTATGCCGATCTGAAACAACTGCCGGAGATCACTTACTCAAAACTCATGGACATGCTGGCCATCAACCAGCTGATCCTAAACAACCATCCGCTGCCTGCTAGCGGCAAACTGGCCGGCAGCTTGCTGGACGCCACCTTCAATCTGACCATTGCAGACCCCGATGAATTTTTTGCACTGAGAGGAGATGAACTGCTGCGCCTTGCTAAAAAACACAAGGATGTAGCATATCTGAATATCTACAGTAAACTGCAAACAGCTATAAAAGGGAAAGTAGCGCCCGAAATAGCCCTGACAGGCTGGAAAGAATATCATGATGAAGGTTTTGCCGTCAGTTACCTGAACGGGAAAGTCCCCAAAACAACCTACGACGATCCGGAACTGGACCAGGCCCTGAAAGCCTTCCCGGACGCTCCACTGCTGTATTTCATGAAGGCGAGCCTGGCCAACATCGAAAAGAAACCAGACCAGCAGGAACTGCTGATAAAAACCATCCAACGGGAATTCAGATCATTGGGCAGTGATCCTCACCGCTACGCCACCAAACTGAATCAGTACTTCGATTATCTGAGCCAGATACAATAA
- a CDS encoding metallophosphoesterase: MIIVGDLHGGYPEMLSRIQKLGLENTTFIQVGDWGLGFQPVDHDKKALAQVDKFLQKTQNHLYIIRGNHDNKWFWDHRDQLHLKNVHLIQDYEVRTIEQHKILFIGGGISIDRTSRILNKNYWADETVVYNEPLLKAACANGIDMVISHIAPREVWPHTYNPLVLHFIAKELTAGNDLSAELKNERLLMSQVYQHVCAAGCRMWYYGHYHESHVEEKEGIVFRCVSIQEMYDTNS, encoded by the coding sequence ATGATCATTGTCGGAGACCTTCATGGCGGCTATCCTGAAATGTTATCCCGGATTCAAAAGCTGGGGTTGGAAAATACTACATTTATCCAGGTAGGCGACTGGGGCTTAGGGTTTCAGCCAGTTGACCACGACAAAAAAGCACTGGCCCAGGTGGATAAGTTTCTTCAAAAAACCCAAAACCACCTTTACATCATCAGGGGCAACCATGACAATAAGTGGTTTTGGGATCACCGGGATCAACTACATCTGAAAAATGTACACCTCATACAGGATTATGAAGTGAGAACAATAGAACAACACAAAATACTGTTCATTGGCGGAGGCATCTCTATTGACAGGACCAGCAGGATACTAAACAAAAATTACTGGGCGGATGAAACCGTGGTTTACAACGAGCCGTTATTAAAGGCTGCCTGTGCCAACGGTATAGATATGGTTATCAGTCATATCGCTCCCAGGGAAGTATGGCCACACACTTATAATCCTCTTGTATTGCACTTCATCGCCAAAGAGTTGACTGCAGGCAACGACCTTTCAGCGGAGCTTAAAAATGAAAGACTGCTTATGAGCCAGGTATATCAACATGTCTGTGCAGCGGGGTGCAGAATGTGGTATTACGGGCATTATCATGAATCACATGTAGAAGAAAAAGAGGGGATTGTTTTCAGATGTGTGTCTATTCAGGAGATGTATGATACGAACAGTTAA
- a CDS encoding AraC family transcriptional regulator: protein MLFRFPPIDAPVADPTYLTFDGETFAKLKQESKAGKRTVFLTEHTLIFVTKGIKLLHLPGETIEAGPETVVLLKKGIYVMAEYIEQGLNFEAMMLFLPVKLLKAVSTEPFFNSRKVAAAAPCVVFPGGELVQAFKKQLRMYFNKPLLHTDQLLSLKQREILLLLMNSGHQRDVCEFITGALSTDPEDLDYIVRTYLLQPVTIEDLADLTNRSLATFKRDFQRIYQMPPRQWINEQRLAHARLLIDNTQLQVSEIAWQCGYDNISYFIRIFKKKYGSTPQALRAETTIN, encoded by the coding sequence ATGCTATTCCGTTTTCCTCCTATAGACGCACCTGTTGCGGATCCTACTTATCTAACCTTCGATGGTGAAACCTTTGCCAAGTTGAAGCAGGAATCCAAGGCGGGTAAACGTACGGTCTTCCTGACCGAGCACACCCTCATTTTTGTGACCAAAGGGATCAAACTGCTGCATTTGCCCGGAGAGACAATAGAAGCAGGCCCGGAAACAGTGGTACTGCTGAAGAAAGGGATCTATGTGATGGCAGAATACATTGAGCAAGGTTTGAATTTTGAAGCAATGATGTTGTTCCTGCCGGTAAAGCTGTTGAAGGCTGTTTCCACAGAGCCATTTTTTAACAGCAGGAAAGTAGCGGCAGCAGCACCCTGTGTGGTCTTCCCCGGTGGAGAACTGGTGCAGGCCTTCAAAAAGCAGCTGCGGATGTATTTCAACAAACCGTTATTGCATACAGATCAACTGCTGTCATTGAAACAGCGGGAGATCTTGTTGCTGCTTATGAACTCCGGCCATCAGCGGGATGTATGCGAGTTTATTACCGGTGCACTCAGCACCGACCCGGAAGATCTGGACTATATTGTCCGTACCTATCTGTTGCAACCCGTGACCATAGAAGACCTGGCCGATCTTACGAACCGTAGCCTGGCGACCTTTAAACGGGACTTTCAACGTATATACCAGATGCCTCCCCGGCAATGGATCAATGAACAGCGGCTGGCACATGCCCGGCTGCTGATAGACAATACCCAGCTGCAGGTCTCGGAGATAGCCTGGCAATGCGGTTACGACAATATCTCCTACTTCATCCGCATCTTCAAAAAGAAGTATGGCAGCACCCCGCAGGCACTACGAGCCGAAACGACTATCAATTGA